In Cheilinus undulatus linkage group 14, ASM1832078v1, whole genome shotgun sequence, a genomic segment contains:
- the esco2 gene encoding N-acetyltransferase ESCO2 — MPTATRKRKLPSVDSESHPSKKGVREMSPERRRSPRKKPGRCVDKENCPSPQRSPRRLAGSPAKSPCKSPFKKSVVTSSFYSKQKSVYLTPLERKAIKESLPSPPPPPLPSPPSLEKKKRNVQGGSMSRKVAGGSNVGRKGAKSMTASKTIKPSTLKNSVPTKPATLTTTTNTISAPSSSIKHPEFKKSITVSFSSLKPKPKIFVGAAFFGTGKKPTSMYKKSAPKSSNRPAPVKSKAVLPQTKSEKLQQNLPAPVVNSQPKQPAETAVQPAKTEDNQPSTKQRSKFDPTDWMDSVSEEAESPQALSSPKQSTRKIAVVTPTPSSASRNSPFSAKVDGGSEPMLDLSEISPVSGGSQPKESAPMYPIFGSSSKRTAALRAPVSCSTPSGPITSLQTPSSAKERPVRRRKEKQGDDQLIIDAGQKQFGATTCSSCGMVYSADNPEDNFQHSQFHQRFLDSIKFVGWKKERVVAEFWDGKILLVLPDDPKYAVKKAEDVRQVADSELGFQQVTLSRPTQAKTYLFINTERMVVGCLVAEPIRQAYRVLEQPDKHKDMKKDDFMERHRAWCCSTIPEQALCGISRIWVFSLARRRGIATRMLDTVRSSFMYGSHLTKEEIAFSDPTPDGKLFATKYSNTPTFLVYNFIA; from the exons ATGCCAACTGCTACCAGGAAGAGAAAACTCCCCTCTGTGGACTCTGAGAG TCACCCATCCAAGAAGGGGGTGAGAGAGATGTCCCCCGAGAGGAGAAGATCCCCGAGGAAGAAGCCAGGCAGGTGTGTGGACAAAGAGAACTGTCCCTCACCACAGAGGTCCCCACGGAGACTAGCAG GCTCCCCTGCCAAATCACCCTGCAAATCTCCATTCAAAAAATCAGTGGTTACGAGCTCCTTCTACAGCAAACAGAAGTCAGTCTATCTCACCCCACTAGAGAGAAAGGCCATAAAAGAGTCTTTACCTTCTCCCCCTCCACCACCCCTgccttctcctccctctttggagaaaaagaagaggaatgTTCAAGGAGGCAGCATGTCAAGAAAGGTGGCAGGGGGATCCAATGTGGGGAGGAAGGGTGCCAAAAGCATGACTGCTTCGAAAACAATCAAGCCTTCTACACTCAAAAACAG TGTCCCTACTAAACCAGCAACATTGACAACAACCACCAACACCATCTCGGCTCCTTCCAGCAGCATCAAGCACCCAGAGTTCAAGAAATCCATCACTGTCTCTTTCAGCAGCCTTAAGCCTAAACCCAAGATCTTTGTGGGAGCCGCATTCTTTGGTACGGGGAAGAAACCCACATCTATGTACAAGAAATCTGCACCAAAGTCCTCCAATAGGCCAGCTCCAGTGAAAAGCAAAGCTGTGCTGCCACAGACAAAGAGTGAGAAGTTGCAGCAGAATTTGCCAGCTCCTGTGGTGAATTCACAACCTAAACAACCTGCAGAA ACTGCTGTCCAGCCAGCTAAGACAGAAGACAATCAGCCAAGCACCAAGCAAAGGTCAAAGTTTGATCCCACAGACTGGATGGACTCTGTTAGTGAGGAGGCTGAGTCTCCACAGGCTTTAAG ctctCCCAAACAGAGCACCAGGAAGATTGCAGTAGTGACCCCAACACCAAGTTCTGCCTCCAGGAATTCACCTTTTAGTGCAAAG GTGGATGGTGGCTCTGAACCCATGTTGGACCTGAGTGAAATCAGTCCTGTGAGTGGTGGTAGCCAACCCAAAG AATCTGCACCGATGTATCCCATCTTTGGCTCAAGCTCGAAGAG GACTGCTGCTCTGCGGGCTCCAGTGTCCTGCAGCACCCCTTCTGGTCCTATAACATCACTGCAGACACCGTCTTCAGCTAAAGAGAGACCTGTTCGCAGGAGGAAGGAGAAACAGGGCGATGACCAGCTCATCATT GATGCAGGGCAGAAACAGTTTGGAGCAACAACCTGCAGCTCATGTGGGATGGTTTACAGTGCAGACAACCCAGAGGACAATTTCCAGCACAGCCAGTTCCACCAGCGCTTCCTTGACTCCATTAAATTTGTG GGCTGGAAGAAAGAGCGGGTGGTGGCTGAGTTTTGGGATGGAAAAATCCTCCTCGTCTTGCCTGATGATCCTAAATACGCTGTCAAAAAG GCTGAGGATGTGCGGCAAGTAGCAGACAGCGAGTTGGGTTTCCAGCAGGTGACTCTGAGCAGACCCACACAGGCTAAGACCTACCTGTTCATCAATACAGAGCGCATGGTGGTCGGCTGTCTGGTTGCTGAACCTATACGTCAG GCATACAGAGTCCTTGAGCAGCCTGATAAACATAAAGATATGAAGAAAGACGACTTCATGGAGAGACACAGAGCATGGTGCTGCTCCACCATCCCTGAACAGGCCCTTTGCGGGATCAGCCGAATCTGGGTCTTCAGTCTGGCAAGACGGCGGGGCATCGCCACACGCATGCTGGACACAGTCAG GAGCAGCTTCATGTACGGCAGTCATTTGACAAAGGAAGAGATCGCCTTCTCTGACCCAACACCGGATGGAAAACTGTTCGCTACCAAGTACAGCAACACACCGACCTTCCTCGTTTACAACTTCATAGCATGA
- the pbk gene encoding lymphokine-activated killer T-cell-originated protein kinase homolog has product MASPATQSDEGSFKTPKTVRVRSFGSNGGTPINIPASPFMKKLGCGTGVNVYLMNRVGKLNASPWAVKKINSKCATKQLSVYQKRLNEEAKILKGIDHPNIVGFRAFTTAKDGSKCLAMEYGGEQSLNDLIEKRREEGLKAFPAAKIQKVALDVARGLQYLHNEKKLLHGDMKSCNVVIKGDFETVKICDVGVSLRLDENMKVSDPKVEYIGTEPWKPKEALEDDGEITDKADIYAYGLTLWEMMTLSMPHLEMLEDDGEEEDEEDSMEVSFDEDEYYARLGTRPPLDVEALGSSYQRMVELFCLCTEEDPKKRPSAAQIVQVLEHNTAVEKTPSEVIVID; this is encoded by the exons ATGGCCTCCCCTGCCACACAAAGCGATGAGGGTTCATTCAAGACCCCTAAAACTGTCCGAGTGAGAAGCTTTGGAAGCAATGGAGGGACCCCCATCAACATCCCAGCTTCACCTTTCATGAAGAAGTTGGGCTGTGGGACTGGGGTTAATGTCTACTTAATGAACAG AGTGGGAAAGTTGAATGCATCTCCCTGGGCTGTGAAGAAAATCAACAGTAAGTGTGCGACCAAACAGCTGTCCGTTTATCAAAAGCGTCTGAATGAAGAGGCAAAGATCCTGAAGGGGATTGATCACCCAAATATTGTTG GGTTTCGTGCCTTCACTACGGCCAAAGATGGATCAAAGTGTCTGGCGATGGAGTACGGAGGAGAGCAGTCTCTCAATGACCTGatagagaagaggagagaggaaggactCAAAGCTTTTCCCGCTGCCAAAATACAAAAAGTTGCTCTGGATGTTGCTCGTGGCCTTCAG TATCTCCACAATGAGAAGAAGCTGCTGCATGGAGACATGAAGTCCTGTAATGTCGTCATCAAGGGTGACTTTGAGACTGTCAAGATCTGTGACGTTGGAGTGTCTCTGAGGCTGGACGAGAACATGAAAG TGTCTGATCCAAAGGTGGAGTACATCGGCACAGAGCCGTGGAAACCAAAGGAAGCTCTAGAAGATGATGGAGAGATCACTGACAAGGCGGACATTTATGCTTATGGTCTGACTCTGTGGGAGATGATGACGCTGTCCATGCCTCACCTTGAGATGCTCGAGGATGAtggggaagaggaggatgaag AGGATTCAATGGAGGTGAGTTTCGATGAGGACGAGTACTATGCACGGCTTGGTACGAGGCCGCCACTGGATGTGGAAGCTCTAGGCAGCTCATACCAGAGGATGGTGGAGCTTTTTTGTCTCTGCACAGAGGAGGACCCCAAGAAGAGACCCTCAGCTGCACAGATAGTCCAGGTTTTAGAGCACAACACCGCAGTGGAGAAAACACCCAGTGAGGTGATCGTAATTGATTGA